One window of the Streptomyces sp. ITFR-21 genome contains the following:
- a CDS encoding GlxA family transcriptional regulator gives MTRSEACRPAGGVFRHPGRHRVAVFVLGGVIPLELGIPLRIFGTATGTEDGAELYEVVTCSLAAGEVPTAADFPIVVAHGLEALAEADTVVVPASHEPVSVYAEGRLSAPLAAAFAAIRPGTRVVSICTGAFVLAAAGLLDDRPATTHWLSTDRFQRLFPRTRVDPDVLYVDDGDVLTSAGVAAGMDLCLHIVRRDFGAAVANGVARRTVVPPHREGGQAQYVRRPLPEPRMAGTEQARAWALDRLEQPLTLRQLAERESMSVRTFTRRFREEVGLSPGRWLTQQRVERARQLLESTDLGVDQIARQSGFGTGASMRQHLQVALGVSPSAYRRTFHTSARG, from the coding sequence ATGACGCGGTCCGAGGCGTGCCGCCCGGCCGGCGGCGTCTTCCGGCACCCGGGACGCCACCGGGTCGCCGTCTTCGTCCTCGGCGGCGTGATCCCCCTCGAACTGGGCATCCCGCTGCGGATCTTCGGCACCGCCACCGGCACGGAGGACGGCGCCGAGCTGTACGAGGTGGTGACGTGCAGTCTGGCGGCCGGTGAGGTGCCGACCGCCGCCGATTTCCCGATCGTGGTCGCGCACGGCCTCGAAGCACTCGCCGAGGCGGACACCGTGGTGGTGCCGGCCTCGCACGAGCCCGTGTCGGTCTACGCCGAGGGCCGGCTGTCCGCGCCCCTGGCCGCCGCCTTCGCCGCGATCCGGCCGGGAACCCGCGTGGTGTCGATCTGCACCGGGGCCTTCGTGCTGGCCGCCGCCGGGCTGCTCGACGACCGGCCCGCCACCACCCACTGGCTGAGCACCGACCGCTTCCAACGGCTGTTCCCGCGGACCAGGGTCGACCCGGACGTGCTCTACGTGGACGACGGCGACGTGCTGACCTCGGCGGGGGTGGCGGCCGGGATGGACCTGTGCCTGCACATCGTGCGCCGGGACTTCGGCGCGGCGGTGGCCAACGGGGTGGCCCGCCGGACGGTCGTGCCGCCGCACCGGGAGGGCGGCCAGGCCCAGTACGTCCGCCGCCCGCTGCCCGAGCCCCGGATGGCCGGCACCGAACAGGCCCGCGCCTGGGCCCTGGACCGGCTGGAGCAGCCGCTGACCCTGCGGCAGCTGGCCGAGCGCGAGTCGATGAGCGTGCGGACCTTCACCCGGCGTTTCCGCGAGGAGGTCGGGCTCAGCCCCGGGCGGTGGCTGACCCAGCAGCGGGTCGAGCGGGCCCGGCAGCTGCTGGAGTCCACCGACCTCGGTGTGGACCAGATCGCCCGCCAGTCCGGCTTCGGGACCGGCGCCTCGATGCGGCAGCACCTCCAAGTGGCGCTGGGCGTCTCCCCGTCGGCCTACCGCCGCACCTTCCACACCTCGGCCCGCGGCTGA
- a CDS encoding ATP-binding protein, giving the protein MQVLQVQLEIGVDPAEVGRARRWARSRLVGCGIGADEPMAETLILLISELVTNAVVHTGCPAVLRMLFPTAPAAPVRVEVADNSGLPPAPRHARRDDTGGRGLELVDGLADRWGWHSEGTGKHIWCEVDRAAAAALT; this is encoded by the coding sequence GTGCAGGTGCTTCAGGTTCAGCTGGAGATCGGCGTCGACCCCGCGGAGGTGGGGCGCGCTCGCCGTTGGGCCCGGTCGCGGCTGGTGGGCTGCGGTATAGGCGCCGATGAGCCGATGGCCGAGACGCTGATCCTGCTCATCTCGGAACTGGTCACCAACGCGGTGGTGCACACCGGCTGTCCGGCCGTACTGCGGATGCTCTTCCCGACCGCCCCCGCCGCCCCCGTACGGGTCGAGGTCGCCGACAACAGCGGGCTGCCCCCGGCACCCCGCCACGCCCGGCGCGACGACACCGGCGGTCGCGGTCTGGAGCTCGTCGACGGCCTCGCCGACCGCTGGGGGTGGCATTCCGAGGGCACCGGCAAGCACATCTGGTGCGAGGTCGACCGCGCCGCCGCCGCGGCCCTGACCTGA
- a CDS encoding O-acetyl-ADP-ribose deacetylase encodes MSGSVSRLTFVRGDVTEQRVDVVVNAANSSLLGGGGVDGAVHRAGGPEILAACRELRAGPYASGLPAGQAVATTAGRLAARWVIHTVGPVWRPDRDLSGLLASCYRESLRVADELGATGVAFPAVSTGAYGWPMEDAARIAVKTVRETPTSVAEVRFVLFDAEAYGVFAGYR; translated from the coding sequence ATGTCCGGTTCCGTGTCCCGTCTCACCTTCGTCCGGGGCGACGTCACCGAGCAGCGGGTGGACGTTGTCGTCAACGCGGCCAACTCCTCGCTGCTGGGCGGCGGCGGAGTCGACGGCGCCGTCCACCGCGCGGGCGGCCCGGAGATCCTCGCCGCCTGCCGGGAACTGCGCGCCGGCCCCTACGCCTCGGGGCTGCCCGCCGGCCAGGCGGTCGCCACCACCGCCGGCCGGCTGGCCGCCCGGTGGGTGATCCACACCGTCGGGCCGGTCTGGCGGCCGGACCGCGACCTCTCCGGGCTGCTGGCCTCCTGCTACCGCGAGTCCCTGCGCGTCGCCGATGAACTGGGCGCCACCGGCGTCGCCTTCCCGGCGGTCTCCACGGGGGCCTACGGCTGGCCGATGGAGGACGCCGCGCGGATCGCCGTCAAGACGGTGCGGGAAACCCCCACGTCCGTGGCGGAGGTCCGCTTCGTGCTCTTCGACGCCGAGGCATATGGGGTGTTCGCCGGGTATCGGTAG
- a CDS encoding STAS domain-containing protein, with translation MLVTRAEQDGWAVVKVAGEMDLISSPAVRQKVHEAVADGRRSLVLDLAEVRFCDSSGVGVLIGARRLMRSCAGRLRVVLPAAAGGGEGSHVDRVLAALGVRRLFEVFPDLAAATDDTARPLSA, from the coding sequence ATGCTGGTGACCCGGGCCGAGCAGGACGGCTGGGCGGTGGTGAAGGTCGCGGGCGAAATGGATCTGATCTCGTCACCGGCGGTCCGGCAGAAGGTCCATGAAGCGGTCGCGGACGGTCGCCGCAGTCTCGTACTCGATCTGGCCGAGGTACGTTTCTGCGACTCCAGCGGAGTGGGCGTGCTGATCGGCGCCCGCCGCCTGATGCGCTCCTGTGCCGGCCGGCTGCGGGTGGTCCTTCCGGCGGCCGCCGGCGGCGGTGAGGGGTCGCACGTCGACCGGGTGCTGGCCGCGCTGGGCGTACGCCGGTTGTTCGAGGTCTTCCCCGACCTCGCGGCGGCCACCGACGACACCGCCCGGCCGCTGTCGGCCTGA
- a CDS encoding sigma-70 family RNA polymerase sigma factor has product MATPAPPRWDRRMQQRLARGEAAALGELYDRYASLVRGLAHRVMDDDDAADLITREVFGYIWENPDAFEPRRGSLRSWIASLTQRHAVHHLRQHESRGRSTASEVEARVREANTAARADFIVTSMPAPLRAALELAYRERMDYRATAADLGVSEDEARRRLRLGLQLLSSAMEPGARQDEALDPRTGRGRR; this is encoded by the coding sequence ATGGCAACACCCGCACCACCGCGCTGGGACCGCAGGATGCAGCAGCGGCTGGCGCGGGGCGAGGCGGCGGCGCTCGGCGAGCTGTACGACCGCTACGCCTCGCTGGTGCGCGGTCTGGCACACCGGGTGATGGACGACGACGACGCGGCCGACCTGATCACCCGCGAGGTGTTCGGCTACATATGGGAGAACCCGGACGCCTTCGAGCCGCGGCGGGGCTCGCTGCGCTCGTGGATCGCGTCGCTCACCCAGCGGCACGCGGTGCACCACCTGCGGCAGCACGAAAGCCGCGGCCGGTCCACGGCGTCCGAGGTGGAGGCCCGGGTCCGCGAGGCGAACACCGCGGCGCGGGCGGACTTCATCGTGACCTCGATGCCGGCGCCGCTGCGGGCCGCGCTCGAACTCGCCTACCGCGAGCGGATGGACTACCGGGCGACCGCCGCCGACCTCGGGGTCAGCGAGGACGAGGCGCGCCGACGGCTGCGGCTCGGCCTCCAGCTGCTGTCCAGCGCGATGGAGCCCGGCGCGCGCCAGGACGAGGCGCTGGACCCGCGTACCGGGCGAGGCCGCAGGTGA
- a CDS encoding zf-HC2 domain-containing protein — MKSLLGAWALSVCSPEEAQAVKTHLADCAGCAEEAQRLREAVGLLHPEESLDLDPLLRIRVLEGCLGRRPARIPVPEWAGPYDAETARLDALLRDLGGSYWQAPVELRWFDGVPVTRELTVGGVIAHLTAVDSLVGRGLGLPAPGPDAAPHTARVRLRRTRGQDAELPLEPWERTAALWAAQRHLPGVTLHSLWREQSHHLIRTVSFAGRGAAGLAVDYGVFALPLRDAFLDRAFECWMHAWDIADAVDYPYDPPAPRDLNRMIDLAARMLPTVLADRRRAGLAISASRLVPAGAPGRSLHLEIEGDGGGDWYLPVDSPGAPTSGEEAVAHVAMDSVEFCQLAAGHIEPERIAAGQRGDRAVIRDMLFATASLSRL; from the coding sequence TTGAAGTCCCTGCTCGGCGCGTGGGCCCTGTCCGTCTGCTCGCCCGAGGAGGCGCAGGCCGTCAAGACGCACCTGGCGGACTGCGCCGGCTGCGCCGAGGAAGCGCAGCGGCTGCGCGAGGCGGTCGGCCTGCTACACCCGGAGGAGTCGCTCGACCTCGACCCGCTGCTGCGGATCCGGGTGCTGGAGGGCTGCCTCGGCCGCCGCCCGGCCCGGATCCCGGTACCCGAGTGGGCGGGCCCGTACGACGCCGAGACCGCCCGGCTGGACGCGCTGCTGCGCGACCTCGGCGGCAGCTACTGGCAGGCGCCGGTCGAGCTGCGCTGGTTCGACGGCGTCCCGGTGACCCGCGAGCTCACCGTCGGCGGGGTCATCGCGCACCTGACCGCCGTGGACAGCCTGGTGGGCCGTGGGCTCGGCCTGCCGGCGCCCGGCCCCGACGCGGCACCGCACACCGCCCGCGTCCGCCTGCGCCGGACCCGCGGCCAGGACGCGGAGCTCCCGCTCGAACCGTGGGAGCGGACCGCCGCCCTCTGGGCGGCCCAGCGGCATCTGCCCGGCGTCACCCTGCACTCGCTGTGGCGCGAGCAGAGCCACCACCTGATCCGTACCGTCTCCTTCGCCGGCCGCGGGGCCGCCGGCCTCGCCGTGGACTACGGCGTGTTCGCGCTGCCGCTGCGGGACGCGTTCCTCGACCGGGCCTTCGAGTGCTGGATGCACGCCTGGGACATAGCCGACGCGGTGGACTACCCGTACGACCCGCCCGCGCCGCGCGACCTCAACCGGATGATCGACCTGGCCGCCCGGATGCTGCCCACCGTGCTGGCCGACCGGCGCCGGGCCGGACTGGCCATCTCCGCGTCCAGGCTGGTGCCGGCCGGGGCGCCGGGCCGTTCGCTGCACCTGGAGATCGAGGGGGACGGGGGCGGCGACTGGTACCTGCCGGTGGACTCACCCGGCGCGCCGACCTCCGGGGAGGAAGCGGTCGCGCATGTCGCCATGGACAGCGTGGAGTTCTGCCAGCTCGCCGCCGGCCACATCGAGCCGGAGCGGATCGCGGCGGGCCAGCGCGGGGACCGCGCGGTGATCAGGGACATGCTGTTCGCGACCGCGTCCCTGTCCCGCCTCTGA
- the purU gene encoding formyltetrahydrofolate deformylase, giving the protein MNDQQPPQPAEPQSPSQYVLTLSCPDKQGIVHAVSSYLFMTGCNIVDSQQFGDQDTGLFFMRVHFSAESEVTADRLRASFAAVGGAYHMDWRIHPAAERMRVVLMVSKFGHCLNDLLFRTSIGALPVEIAAVVSNHTDFRDLVGSYGVPFHHIPVPRDGKADAEARLLEVVEKEGVELVVLARYMQVISDDLCRRLSGRIINIHHSFLPSFKGAKPYHQAHDRGVKLIGATAHYVTADLDEGPIIEQEVERVGHEVTPEQLVAIGRDVECQALARAVKWHSEHRVLLNGRRTVVFG; this is encoded by the coding sequence GTGAACGATCAGCAGCCGCCGCAGCCGGCCGAACCGCAGTCGCCGTCGCAGTACGTCCTGACCCTGTCGTGCCCCGACAAGCAGGGCATCGTGCACGCGGTCTCCAGCTATCTCTTCATGACCGGCTGCAACATCGTCGACAGCCAGCAGTTCGGCGACCAGGACACCGGGCTGTTCTTCATGCGCGTCCACTTCTCCGCCGAGTCCGAGGTGACCGCGGACAGGCTGCGGGCGAGCTTCGCCGCGGTGGGCGGCGCCTACCACATGGACTGGCGGATCCACCCGGCCGCCGAGCGCATGCGCGTCGTCCTCATGGTCAGCAAGTTCGGCCACTGCCTGAACGACCTGCTGTTCCGGACCAGCATCGGCGCCCTGCCGGTGGAGATCGCCGCGGTCGTCTCCAACCACACCGACTTCCGGGACCTCGTCGGCTCCTACGGCGTCCCGTTCCACCACATCCCCGTCCCCCGTGACGGCAAGGCGGACGCGGAGGCGCGGCTGCTGGAGGTGGTGGAGAAGGAGGGCGTGGAGCTCGTCGTCCTGGCCCGCTACATGCAGGTGATCTCCGACGACCTGTGCCGCAGGCTGTCCGGCCGGATCATCAACATCCACCACTCCTTCCTGCCGAGCTTCAAGGGCGCCAAGCCGTACCACCAGGCGCACGACCGGGGGGTGAAGCTGATCGGCGCGACGGCGCACTACGTGACGGCCGACCTGGACGAGGGACCGATCATCGAGCAGGAGGTCGAGCGGGTCGGGCACGAGGTCACGCCCGAGCAGCTCGTCGCCATCGGACGGGACGTGGAGTGCCAGGCGCTGGCCCGGGCGGTGAAGTGGCACAGCGAGCACCGGGTGCTGCTCAACGGGCGGCGCACGGTCGTCTTCGGCTGA